In Aristaeella hokkaidonensis, the following are encoded in one genomic region:
- a CDS encoding ABC transporter ATP-binding protein — translation MFWKNVQRKYALTDHGVKNIQKGTLWTVIVNLVVICGMGILYKLMSGFMDTLTKGSPLPSLLLFIGVTALFLVISYTVHLQQYRATYGLVYGEVKDVRIGLAERLRRLPLGYFGKHDLADLTETLMGDVNRLEHVWSHCLSYLYGSAISTAIIAAGMLAYDWRMALACLWGVPVAFGLLFGSRKVYKKRSEENKKSAVRVADGIQETLENIREIRATNQENRFLEELNEKIDRNEKIMRKGELTIGIFVNLASVIMRLGVATTILTGTSLILGGKVDFMVLFMFLLAITRIYAPFDQALALIAEMFVSQVSANRLQEVHDTPTAEGTEVFMPKGHDIEFRNVSFAYDNQEVLSGVSFTAKEGEVTALVGPSGSGKSTCARVAARLWDVDKGSVLVGGVDISGVDPEVLLSDYSMVFQDVVLFDDTVMENIRLGKYGATDEEVLAAAKAANCDEFVEKLPNGYATPIGENGAKLSGGERQRISIARALLKDAPIVLLDEATASLDVENETKVQGALSRLLTGKTVLVIAHRMRTVEAADKIVVLADGKVAEEGSPAELLKKEDGLFRRMTKLQSAGAEWSI, via the coding sequence ATGTTCTGGAAGAATGTACAGCGGAAATACGCACTGACGGATCACGGAGTGAAGAATATCCAAAAGGGAACCCTGTGGACCGTGATCGTCAACCTGGTGGTCATCTGCGGCATGGGCATCCTGTATAAGCTGATGTCCGGCTTCATGGATACGCTGACAAAGGGATCGCCGCTGCCGAGCCTGCTTTTGTTCATCGGGGTGACGGCTCTTTTCCTGGTGATTTCCTATACGGTGCACCTGCAGCAGTACAGGGCGACCTACGGCCTGGTATACGGCGAGGTGAAGGACGTCCGGATCGGCCTGGCGGAACGCCTGCGCAGGCTGCCGCTGGGCTACTTCGGCAAGCATGACCTGGCGGACCTGACGGAGACCCTGATGGGTGACGTGAACCGGCTGGAGCACGTCTGGTCCCACTGCCTGAGCTACCTGTACGGTTCAGCGATCTCCACAGCCATTATCGCCGCCGGCATGCTTGCGTACGACTGGCGGATGGCACTGGCCTGCCTGTGGGGCGTGCCGGTGGCCTTCGGCCTGCTCTTCGGCAGCCGGAAAGTGTATAAAAAGCGGTCGGAAGAAAACAAGAAATCCGCCGTGCGGGTGGCGGACGGCATCCAGGAAACGCTGGAGAATATCCGGGAGATCCGGGCGACCAACCAGGAAAACCGTTTCCTGGAAGAGCTGAACGAAAAGATTGACCGGAATGAGAAGATCATGCGAAAGGGAGAGCTGACCATCGGCATCTTCGTGAACCTGGCCAGCGTGATTATGCGCCTGGGTGTGGCGACAACCATCCTGACGGGCACCAGCCTGATCCTTGGCGGAAAGGTCGACTTCATGGTGCTGTTCATGTTCCTGCTGGCCATTACCCGGATTTACGCTCCCTTTGACCAGGCACTGGCGCTGATTGCGGAGATGTTTGTTTCCCAGGTTTCCGCCAACCGGCTGCAGGAGGTCCATGACACCCCCACCGCGGAAGGTACGGAAGTGTTTATGCCCAAGGGCCATGACATCGAATTCCGGAACGTCAGCTTCGCCTACGACAACCAGGAAGTGCTCAGCGGCGTAAGCTTCACCGCCAAAGAAGGGGAAGTGACCGCACTGGTCGGACCTTCCGGCTCCGGCAAGAGCACCTGCGCAAGGGTGGCCGCACGGTTGTGGGATGTTGATAAAGGCTCCGTCCTGGTGGGCGGCGTTGATATCTCCGGCGTTGATCCGGAGGTGCTGCTGAGTGACTACTCCATGGTCTTCCAGGACGTGGTGCTGTTTGACGATACCGTGATGGAAAACATCCGGCTGGGCAAGTACGGCGCGACGGATGAGGAAGTGCTGGCGGCGGCAAAGGCTGCCAACTGCGATGAGTTTGTGGAGAAGCTGCCCAACGGTTATGCCACGCCCATCGGCGAGAACGGCGCGAAGCTTTCCGGCGGTGAACGCCAGCGGATTTCCATCGCCCGGGCACTGCTGAAGGACGCGCCGATCGTGCTGCTGGACGAGGCGACAGCCTCCCTGGACGTGGAGAACGAAACGAAGGTGCAGGGTGCCCTGTCCCGGCTGCTGACAGGCAAGACGGTACTGGTAATCGCCCACCGGATGCGCACCGTGGAAGCGGCGGACAAGATTGTGGTGCTGGCCGACGGCAAGGTGGCGGAGGAAGGCAGCCCCGCGGAGCTGCTGAAGAAAGAAGACGGCCTGTTCCGGCGCATGACAAAGCTGCAGTCCGCCGGTGCGGAATGGAGCATCTGA
- a CDS encoding ABC transporter ATP-binding protein, translating to MSSKQGKKQNDVAALLQYAGGYRKLTWLGMGLSGVAMVLGMAPYLCIWLVMRELIAVAPDWTQAAGISRYGWLAFAAAVAGIVVYFAALMCTHLAAFRTAANIRKQGMARLMKTPLGFFDANASGLLRNRLDGAAAETETLLAHNLADITGTIAMFVSMLVLMFVFDWRMGAACLLAAVISLAAMSAMMGGKNAKLIADYQKAQDYIGKAGTEYVRGIPVVKIFQQTVYSFRAFRQAIEDYSTKSEKFSCGICSKPQALNLTFTEAAFAFLVPAALLIAPSALEGGNFAGFITNFAFYAVFSAIISTALARIMFMASGMMQATNALARINQVMDAPVLPVTASPRKPKDNTVEFKDVSFTYDGAELPALNHVSFRVNPGETVALVGPSGGGKTTAASLIPRFWDVTSGTVEVGGADVREMDPHVLMNQVAFVFQNNRLFKTSILENVRAARPEASREEVTAALKAAQCDDIIAKLPQGIDTLIGTEGTYLSGGEQQRVALARAILKDAPIVVLDEATAFADPENEVLIQKAFASLTKGRTVIMIAHRLSTVVNADRIIVLDAGQAVESGTHVELVKAGGLYARMWADYNQAASWRISTEGEAM from the coding sequence ATGAGCTCAAAACAAGGGAAAAAGCAGAATGACGTAGCGGCACTGTTGCAATACGCGGGCGGCTACCGGAAGCTGACCTGGCTGGGCATGGGGCTGTCCGGTGTGGCTATGGTCCTGGGAATGGCACCCTATCTCTGCATCTGGCTGGTCATGCGGGAACTGATTGCTGTGGCTCCGGACTGGACACAGGCAGCCGGGATTTCCCGGTACGGCTGGCTGGCGTTTGCTGCTGCAGTGGCCGGCATTGTCGTCTATTTCGCGGCGCTGATGTGCACGCACCTGGCGGCTTTCCGCACGGCGGCCAATATCCGGAAACAGGGCATGGCGCGCCTGATGAAGACCCCGCTGGGCTTTTTTGACGCCAATGCTTCCGGCCTGCTCCGGAACCGCCTGGACGGGGCGGCGGCGGAGACGGAAACCCTGCTGGCCCATAACCTGGCGGATATTACCGGCACGATCGCCATGTTTGTTTCTATGCTGGTGCTGATGTTTGTGTTTGACTGGCGGATGGGCGCTGCCTGCCTGCTGGCGGCGGTCATTTCCCTGGCGGCTATGTCTGCCATGATGGGCGGAAAGAACGCGAAGCTCATCGCGGACTACCAGAAAGCCCAGGACTATATCGGCAAGGCCGGCACGGAGTACGTCCGGGGTATCCCCGTGGTAAAGATCTTTCAGCAGACGGTGTATTCCTTCCGGGCGTTCCGGCAGGCCATTGAGGACTACAGCACCAAGTCGGAAAAGTTTTCCTGCGGTATCTGCAGCAAACCCCAGGCCCTGAACCTGACCTTTACGGAGGCGGCTTTTGCGTTCCTGGTTCCCGCGGCGCTGCTGATTGCTCCTTCCGCGCTGGAGGGCGGAAACTTTGCGGGCTTTATCACCAATTTTGCTTTCTACGCGGTGTTTTCCGCGATTATCTCCACGGCGCTGGCCAGGATTATGTTCATGGCCAGCGGGATGATGCAGGCCACCAACGCGCTGGCGCGGATCAACCAGGTGATGGACGCGCCCGTGCTGCCGGTGACTGCCAGCCCGCGGAAACCGAAGGACAACACTGTGGAGTTTAAAGACGTTTCCTTCACCTATGACGGAGCGGAACTGCCGGCATTGAATCATGTCTCCTTCCGGGTGAATCCCGGCGAGACCGTGGCGCTGGTTGGTCCTTCCGGCGGCGGTAAGACCACGGCAGCCAGCCTGATCCCCCGCTTCTGGGACGTGACCTCCGGCACGGTGGAAGTCGGCGGCGCGGACGTGCGGGAGATGGATCCCCATGTGCTGATGAACCAGGTGGCCTTTGTGTTCCAGAACAACCGGCTGTTCAAAACCTCCATCCTGGAGAACGTCCGGGCCGCCCGGCCGGAAGCTTCCCGGGAGGAAGTGACGGCGGCGCTGAAGGCCGCCCAGTGTGACGACATCATCGCCAAGCTGCCGCAGGGGATTGATACGCTGATCGGAACGGAGGGCACCTATCTCTCCGGCGGCGAGCAGCAGCGCGTGGCGCTGGCCCGGGCAATCCTCAAGGACGCACCGATTGTGGTGCTGGACGAGGCAACGGCCTTTGCCGATCCGGAGAACGAAGTGCTGATCCAGAAAGCTTTTGCGTCCCTGACCAAAGGCCGGACGGTGATCATGATTGCCCACCGGCTGTCCACGGTTGTGAACGCGGACCGGATTATCGTGCTGGACGCGGGACAGGCAGTGGAAAGCGGCACCCATGTCGAGCTGGTCAAAGCCGGCGGCCTGTATGCCCGGATGTGGGCGGACTACAACCAGGCGGCCAGCTGGCGGATTTCCACCGAAGGGGAGGCGATGTGA
- a CDS encoding class I SAM-dependent methyltransferase — protein sequence MKPDYKNWMPKGMVRGFNFAFLGLCAALVLAALLAQGTARTVLMIVFGVLALVFLGMSIWSVMMYRAFDYQGKRRMSRQIIEGTAEYVKVPKGGKCLDVGCGSGALSIAVAKRNPDAAVIGVDRWGKEYASFSKKLCEDNARAEGVKNVSFRQGDATRLEFPNETFDTVTSNYVYHNIPGDRQAILLETLRTLKKGGTFVIHDIMSVSKYGDMNAFLKKLKDLGYEKAELIGTTNGKFMKKGEAGWMGLSGSALLIGKK from the coding sequence ATGAAGCCTGATTATAAGAACTGGATGCCTAAAGGGATGGTACGGGGGTTCAACTTTGCTTTCCTGGGACTGTGCGCAGCGCTGGTACTTGCAGCGCTGCTGGCCCAGGGAACGGCCAGGACAGTCCTGATGATTGTGTTTGGCGTGCTGGCACTGGTTTTCCTCGGAATGTCGATCTGGTCTGTAATGATGTACCGGGCGTTTGACTACCAGGGAAAGCGACGGATGTCACGGCAGATTATCGAAGGCACCGCGGAATACGTTAAGGTTCCCAAGGGCGGGAAATGCCTGGATGTGGGCTGCGGAAGCGGCGCCCTGTCCATTGCCGTGGCCAAACGGAATCCGGACGCAGCCGTGATCGGCGTTGACCGCTGGGGAAAGGAATACGCCTCCTTCAGCAAAAAGCTGTGCGAGGATAACGCCCGGGCGGAAGGCGTAAAGAATGTGAGTTTCCGGCAGGGGGACGCGACCCGGCTGGAATTCCCGAATGAAACCTTTGACACCGTTACCAGCAACTACGTCTATCACAACATCCCGGGCGACCGGCAGGCGATCCTGCTGGAGACGCTGCGGACGCTGAAGAAGGGCGGTACCTTCGTGATTCATGATATTATGTCCGTTTCCAAATACGGGGACATGAACGCCTTCCTGAAAAAGCTGAAAGACCTGGGATATGAGAAAGCAGAGCTGATTGGCACGACGAACGGCAAATTCATGAAAAAAGGCGAAGCAGGCTGGATGGGCCTGAGCGGATCGGCACTGCTGATCGGGAAAAAGTAA
- a CDS encoding ZIP family metal transporter: MNGWSADVILGLLIPFAGTAAGSACVFFMRKNLKQSVQRALTGFAGGVMVAASIWSLLIPAMQQAEGMGKWAFLPAAAGFWIGILFLLLLDKVIPHLHMFAEKAEGPRTRLARTSMMVLAVTLHNIPEGMAVGVVYAGMISGSAEITAGGALALALGIAIQNFPEGAIISMPLRAEGKDKGKAFLDGVLSGAVEPIGAVLTILAASLIVPAMPYLLSFAAGAMIYVVVEELIPEMSAGEHSDIGVLMFSLGFTLMMALDVALG; this comes from the coding sequence ATGAACGGATGGTCCGCTGATGTGATTTTGGGCCTGCTGATTCCCTTCGCGGGAACCGCTGCTGGTTCTGCCTGCGTGTTTTTCATGAGGAAAAACCTGAAGCAGAGTGTGCAGCGCGCACTGACCGGATTCGCGGGCGGCGTCATGGTCGCGGCTTCCATATGGAGCCTGCTGATCCCGGCGATGCAGCAGGCGGAAGGAATGGGGAAATGGGCTTTCCTGCCGGCGGCGGCCGGCTTCTGGATCGGCATTCTGTTTCTCCTGCTGCTGGATAAAGTGATTCCGCACCTGCACATGTTCGCGGAAAAGGCGGAAGGACCCAGGACTCGCCTGGCCCGAACCAGCATGATGGTGCTGGCTGTTACGCTGCACAACATTCCGGAAGGAATGGCAGTCGGCGTTGTTTACGCGGGAATGATCTCGGGTTCCGCGGAAATTACCGCAGGCGGCGCGCTGGCGCTGGCCCTGGGTATCGCAATCCAGAATTTCCCGGAGGGAGCGATTATTTCCATGCCCCTGCGGGCGGAAGGCAAGGATAAGGGGAAGGCTTTCCTGGACGGTGTGCTGTCCGGAGCGGTGGAACCCATCGGCGCGGTGCTGACCATCCTGGCCGCGTCGCTGATCGTGCCGGCCATGCCTTACCTGCTCAGCTTCGCGGCGGGCGCCATGATCTATGTGGTGGTGGAAGAACTGATTCCGGAGATGTCCGCCGGGGAACACTCAGACATCGGGGTGCTGATGTTTTCCCTCGGCTTTACGCTGATGATGGCACTGGACGTGGCGCTGGGGTAA
- a CDS encoding flavodoxin produces the protein MSKIAVIYWSGTGNTQAMAEAVAAGAKEAGAEADLLTCADVGDISAYDAAALGCPAMGAEELEDSEFLPMLESIEPALAGKKVALFGSYGWGDGEWMRSWEARCAEKGIALAAESVMANEAPDDAATASCKALGKALA, from the coding sequence ATGAGTAAGATCGCGGTGATCTATTGGAGCGGCACCGGCAATACGCAGGCAATGGCGGAAGCGGTTGCGGCGGGCGCAAAGGAAGCCGGCGCGGAAGCGGATCTGCTGACCTGCGCTGACGTGGGCGATATTTCCGCATATGACGCGGCGGCACTGGGCTGCCCGGCTATGGGCGCGGAAGAGCTGGAAGACAGCGAATTCCTGCCGATGCTGGAAAGCATTGAACCGGCACTGGCCGGAAAGAAAGTCGCGCTGTTCGGCTCCTACGGCTGGGGCGACGGCGAATGGATGCGCTCCTGGGAAGCCCGCTGCGCGGAGAAGGGCATTGCCCTGGCGGCGGAAAGCGTAATGGCGAACGAAGCCCCTGACGATGCTGCCACGGCGTCCTGCAAGGCGCTGGGCAAAGCACTGGCATAA
- a CDS encoding DUF3793 family protein: MSDETVIRCCAPTLAAIKTGSLFNSPFESREEMTASLRAINKSLLPKGVCAMPLRYENGKALIYLYRPSMLEEDLRNPVAAELLKDAGYPGGSASGHIAWLIRRLKESETFPHEIGLFLGYPAVDVRGFIRHGECKCTGLWKVYESDVPQAQRTFARCRHCTKAYLQRNREGWDLSRLTIRPGQFSYREAERLERKETT, encoded by the coding sequence ATGTCGGACGAAACCGTAATCCGCTGCTGCGCACCCACGCTGGCAGCCATCAAAACCGGCAGCCTTTTCAACAGCCCGTTTGAAAGCCGGGAAGAGATGACAGCCAGCCTGCGGGCAATTAACAAAAGCCTGCTGCCCAAGGGCGTGTGCGCGATGCCCCTCCGGTATGAGAACGGGAAGGCGCTGATTTATCTCTACCGTCCGTCCATGCTGGAAGAGGACCTGCGGAATCCGGTGGCGGCCGAACTGCTGAAAGACGCCGGGTATCCCGGCGGCAGCGCTTCCGGGCATATCGCCTGGCTGATCCGCCGGCTGAAGGAATCGGAAACCTTTCCCCATGAGATCGGGCTGTTCCTCGGATATCCGGCGGTGGACGTGCGGGGATTTATCCGGCACGGGGAATGCAAGTGCACAGGCCTGTGGAAGGTCTATGAGAGCGACGTACCCCAGGCGCAGCGCACCTTCGCGCGCTGCAGGCACTGCACAAAAGCTTACCTGCAGCGCAACCGGGAAGGATGGGACCTGTCGAGGCTGACAATCCGGCCGGGACAGTTTTCATACAGAGAAGCCGAAAGGCTGGAAAGGAAGGAAACCACATGA
- a CDS encoding ABC transporter ATP-binding protein, translating to MELRAENISRRYFRKRGEANFFEAVKPVSLTLRGGKMTVLKGRSGSGKTTLLHMLAGLLNPSEGKVFLDDTDLYALEDAELSRVRNEKIGVVPQGRSAVDTLTVYENILLPGLLYGGKPRTDAAESWMEALDISSLRDVMPAELSGGELRRMAIARTLTADPDVILADEPTGDLDNENTVIVLDALRQAAKAGKAVLVVSHEDDVEAYADEVIRMDAGSFIADGSKTQQPSSVNE from the coding sequence ATGGAACTGAGAGCGGAAAACATCTCCCGCCGGTACTTCCGGAAACGGGGAGAAGCAAACTTTTTTGAAGCGGTCAAACCGGTATCCCTGACGCTTCGGGGCGGAAAAATGACCGTGCTGAAAGGCAGGAGCGGATCCGGCAAGACCACGCTGCTGCATATGCTGGCGGGACTGCTGAATCCGTCGGAAGGGAAGGTTTTCCTGGACGATACGGATCTGTATGCCCTGGAGGACGCGGAGCTGTCCAGGGTACGCAATGAAAAGATCGGTGTGGTTCCCCAGGGCCGCAGCGCCGTGGATACGCTGACGGTGTATGAGAATATCCTCCTGCCGGGACTGCTTTACGGCGGCAAACCCCGGACGGATGCGGCAGAAAGCTGGATGGAGGCACTGGATATCAGCAGCCTGCGGGATGTGATGCCCGCGGAACTGTCCGGGGGAGAGCTGCGCAGGATGGCCATCGCACGGACGCTGACCGCAGATCCGGACGTGATCCTGGCGGACGAACCCACCGGTGACCTGGACAATGAGAACACGGTCATTGTGCTGGACGCACTGCGCCAGGCTGCAAAAGCCGGCAAGGCAGTGCTGGTGGTCAGCCATGAGGATGACGTGGAAGCCTATGCGGATGAGGTGATCCGCATGGACGCGGGCAGCTTCATCGCAGACGGCTCCAAAACGCAGCAGCCGTCATCTGTCAATGAGTGA
- a CDS encoding ABC transporter permease, with amino-acid sequence MKRFSPVIRNLTRKPGRTTALILLTAFLALSVFAGTLVVSSLRRGLGSMENRLGADIIVVPAEAESKSSLKNMLLQGTIGTFYMDASALDKVKETEGVQKASAQIFLSSMKADCCSVKVQIIGFDPENDFVVQPWIAESLNRPLGDMEIVVGSRVGTDVGDNFRIYDRKCLVVAKLAPTGTGLDTAVYCNMNTIHTLLQAAEEKGVSHKIDSGNDAEVVSAIYVKTVPGADIGLVNNRLNGKIRKATSVRTTGMITEVSDSLGGVSRTVAILIAAVWILALAILFIAFSMMVNERRRELAVYRLVGMSRKMLSGMILKETALCSLAGALCGVLLGAVLVFPFTTLIETSLKLPYLAPSAGTTAVFAVLAIAVTVAAGCAASLHTASKLSRVDPGSTLREGA; translated from the coding sequence ATGAAGCGCTTTTCTCCGGTGATCCGGAACCTGACAAGAAAACCGGGAAGAACCACAGCGCTGATCCTGCTGACGGCTTTCCTTGCTTTATCTGTTTTTGCGGGGACGCTGGTGGTTTCATCCCTTCGCCGGGGACTCGGCAGCATGGAAAATCGCCTGGGTGCGGATATCATTGTGGTTCCGGCGGAGGCTGAATCCAAATCCAGCCTGAAGAACATGCTGCTGCAGGGAACCATCGGTACCTTCTATATGGACGCTTCCGCACTGGACAAGGTGAAGGAAACAGAGGGAGTGCAGAAAGCATCCGCCCAGATTTTCCTTTCCTCCATGAAGGCGGACTGCTGCTCCGTGAAGGTACAGATCATCGGCTTTGATCCGGAAAACGACTTTGTGGTGCAGCCCTGGATTGCCGAAAGCCTGAACCGCCCGCTGGGCGATATGGAAATCGTGGTCGGCAGCCGCGTGGGAACGGACGTGGGCGATAACTTCCGGATTTACGACCGGAAATGCCTGGTGGTGGCCAAACTGGCGCCGACCGGAACCGGCCTGGATACCGCGGTGTACTGCAACATGAATACAATCCATACGCTGCTCCAGGCGGCGGAGGAAAAAGGCGTCAGCCATAAAATTGATTCCGGAAACGACGCGGAGGTGGTATCCGCCATCTACGTGAAGACGGTTCCGGGAGCGGATATCGGCCTGGTCAACAACCGGCTGAACGGAAAGATCCGGAAGGCGACATCCGTCCGGACAACCGGCATGATCACAGAAGTATCGGACAGCCTGGGCGGGGTATCCAGAACGGTGGCGATCCTGATCGCCGCGGTCTGGATCCTGGCACTGGCGATCCTGTTTATTGCCTTCTCCATGATGGTGAATGAACGGCGGCGGGAACTGGCGGTTTACCGCCTGGTGGGGATGAGCCGGAAAATGCTTTCCGGAATGATCCTGAAGGAAACGGCCCTGTGCAGCCTGGCAGGGGCGCTTTGCGGCGTGCTGCTCGGCGCGGTGCTGGTATTCCCCTTTACCACGCTGATTGAAACCAGCCTGAAGCTGCCTTACCTGGCCCCGTCAGCCGGAACAACCGCGGTATTCGCGGTCCTGGCAATCGCGGTCACGGTGGCTGCCGGATGCGCGGCAAGCCTGCATACGGCGTCGAAGCTGAGCCGGGTGGACCCGGGCAGCACACTGAGGGAGGGCGCCTGA
- a CDS encoding DUF4418 family protein yields MKKSLFAILVLVLAALIAVGSVTVIGPCVHADGSAAACTGTGRAILIDGCVMAALALLALLIRKPGIRIILFAAAFCAAVAGILLPGTLMPLCKMDTMHCRAVMQPAVMILSGAAAITSLTGIISEQSRSRRMKG; encoded by the coding sequence ATGAAAAAGAGTTTATTCGCAATCCTGGTTCTGGTTCTCGCGGCGCTGATTGCCGTGGGATCCGTGACTGTAATCGGCCCCTGCGTCCATGCGGACGGCAGCGCGGCAGCCTGCACCGGAACGGGCAGGGCAATCCTGATTGACGGCTGCGTGATGGCAGCCCTGGCACTGCTGGCGCTGCTGATCCGCAAACCCGGCATCCGTATTATCCTGTTTGCGGCGGCTTTCTGCGCCGCGGTTGCAGGAATCCTGCTGCCCGGCACCCTGATGCCCCTTTGCAAAATGGATACGATGCACTGCCGCGCGGTGATGCAGCCGGCCGTGATGATCCTTTCCGGCGCCGCGGCAATCACATCGCTGACCGGGATTATCTCGGAACAGAGCAGGAGCAGGAGAATGAAGGGATGA
- a CDS encoding ABC transporter ATP-binding protein: MSLLELKNISKIYGDLKALDNVSIHVDKGEWVAIMGPSGSGKSTMMNIIGCMDKPTLGEVLLDGVDIARESSKKLTDIRRDKIGLIFQQFHMVNYLTAVENVMVSQYYHSMPDEQEALEALGRVGLRERAHHLPSQLSGGEQQRVCVARALINHPELILADEPTGNLDEANENIVLDLFARLHAEGTTLIVVTHDPEVAEAAQRTIVLEHGKVAREVINENFDEQQKEWLARLKG, from the coding sequence ATGAGTCTTCTGGAATTAAAAAACATTTCCAAGATCTATGGTGACCTGAAGGCCCTGGATAACGTGAGCATTCATGTGGATAAGGGTGAGTGGGTCGCGATCATGGGACCTTCCGGCTCAGGAAAGAGCACGATGATGAATATCATCGGCTGTATGGATAAACCGACGCTGGGAGAAGTGCTGCTGGACGGCGTTGACATTGCCCGGGAGAGCAGTAAGAAGCTGACGGATATCCGCCGGGATAAGATCGGCCTGATCTTCCAGCAGTTCCACATGGTCAATTACCTGACCGCCGTGGAGAACGTGATGGTCAGCCAGTATTACCACTCTATGCCGGATGAGCAGGAAGCGCTGGAAGCCCTGGGCCGGGTCGGCCTGCGGGAACGGGCGCATCACCTGCCCAGCCAGCTGTCCGGCGGCGAACAGCAGCGGGTCTGCGTAGCCCGGGCGCTGATCAACCATCCGGAGCTGATCCTGGCGGATGAACCGACGGGCAACCTGGACGAAGCGAACGAGAACATCGTGCTGGACCTGTTTGCGCGCCTGCACGCGGAGGGGACGACCCTGATCGTCGTGACCCATGACCCGGAGGTGGCGGAAGCGGCACAGCGCACCATCGTGCTGGAACACGGCAAGGTGGCGCGGGAAGTCATTAATGAAAACTTTGATGAACAGCAGAAGGAATGGCTGGCCAGGTTAAAGGGCTGA
- a CDS encoding FtsX-like permease family protein has translation MTRRRMFLRMITASLLRRRSRMLIALLSIGIGATILAGLVTIYVDVPRQMGAQFRSFGANMLLLADEGKSMTAGELDEALKTIDADQLVGAAPYRYVRVDMTTRQQSFTAAGTDFSQITKTSPYFSVDGRYPENPREVLVGKEIAETIGVRIGSGMELTWQPLASETESDPEEDRKPGTVLTGSAEGWSGGKVYVTVKLDDESRIASMTVDAGTQTPEIGGLAQTDEAFNAQFIGKTLPLTLGQDVDALSGATVTSTAVVDALNTARNAENRATARTVKCTVSGILTTGGEEEAYVFMSLEDMANLTGEDKVDVAELSVSASAEELEAYVNRITEEQDGIKARLVKRVTRSETAVLGKLQSLVFLVTAVVLVLTMICVSTTMMAVVSERRREIGLRKALGASDSSIRAEFLGEGVFLGLLGGLLGGLLGFVFAQVVSVNVFGSSITFQPLLLPAAIIVSIAVAALSCLQPIKRAVAIDPAIVLKDE, from the coding sequence ATGACAAGACGCAGAATGTTCCTGAGAATGATCACCGCCTCGCTGCTCCGGCGGCGGAGCCGGATGCTGATCGCGCTGCTGTCCATCGGCATCGGCGCGACAATCCTGGCTGGCCTGGTGACGATATATGTGGACGTACCCCGGCAGATGGGCGCCCAGTTCCGCTCCTTCGGCGCGAATATGCTGCTGCTTGCGGATGAGGGAAAGAGCATGACAGCCGGGGAACTGGATGAGGCACTGAAAACCATTGACGCGGACCAGCTGGTGGGCGCGGCGCCCTACCGCTACGTGCGGGTGGACATGACCACGCGCCAGCAGTCTTTTACGGCGGCGGGCACGGACTTCAGCCAGATTACAAAAACAAGCCCCTACTTCAGCGTGGACGGCCGGTATCCGGAGAATCCCCGGGAAGTGCTGGTGGGCAAGGAAATCGCAGAGACGATCGGCGTAAGGATCGGGTCGGGCATGGAACTGACCTGGCAGCCTTTGGCGAGTGAAACGGAAAGCGATCCGGAAGAGGACCGGAAGCCCGGCACGGTGCTGACCGGCAGCGCGGAAGGCTGGAGCGGCGGAAAGGTCTATGTGACGGTGAAGCTGGACGATGAATCCAGGATTGCCTCCATGACCGTTGACGCGGGAACCCAGACGCCGGAAATCGGCGGCCTGGCCCAGACGGACGAAGCCTTCAATGCCCAGTTTATCGGCAAGACGCTGCCGCTGACCCTGGGGCAGGACGTGGACGCGCTCAGCGGCGCCACGGTGACCTCCACGGCGGTGGTGGACGCCCTGAACACCGCCCGGAACGCGGAAAACAGGGCCACAGCCCGGACGGTGAAATGCACTGTCTCCGGCATCCTGACCACGGGCGGCGAAGAAGAAGCCTATGTGTTCATGAGCCTGGAGGATATGGCGAACCTGACAGGCGAGGATAAGGTGGACGTGGCGGAGCTGAGCGTAAGCGCCTCGGCGGAGGAACTGGAAGCCTACGTGAACCGGATTACGGAGGAGCAGGACGGTATCAAGGCCCGGCTGGTGAAGCGGGTAACGCGTTCGGAAACCGCCGTGCTGGGAAAACTGCAGAGCCTGGTATTCCTGGTAACCGCGGTGGTGCTGGTGCTGACCATGATCTGCGTATCCACCACCATGATGGCGGTTGTTTCAGAACGGCGCCGGGAGATCGGCCTGCGGAAGGCGCTGGGCGCATCCGACAGCAGCATCCGGGCAGAGTTCCTGGGTGAAGGCGTGTTCCTGGGCCTGCTGGGCGGCTTGCTGGGCGGCCTGCTGGGCTTTGTGTTTGCCCAGGTGGTGAGCGTGAACGTGTTTGGTTCCTCCATCACCTTCCAGCCGCTGCTGCTGCCCGCGGCAATTATCGTATCCATCGCGGTGGCGGCCCTGAGCTGCCTGCAGCCGATTAAGCGCGCGGTTGCCATTGACCCGGCGATTGTGTTAAAAGACGAGTAA